In a single window of the Photobacterium profundum SS9 genome:
- the trxC gene encoding thioredoxin TrxC → MNTMTTRCPHCKAMNRIPTERIEDTATCGSCKEKLLDGKPIEGTTSNFLSLIQSDTPVVVDFWAPWCNPCVGFAPIFEDVAAERSGDARFVKIDTEAQQELAAQYRIRSIPTIMVFKNGQLLNNLNGALPKSQFNQWLNETLEQAK, encoded by the coding sequence ATGAATACAATGACAACACGTTGCCCACACTGTAAAGCGATGAATCGCATACCAACAGAGCGCATTGAAGACACAGCAACATGCGGTTCGTGCAAAGAGAAGCTATTAGATGGAAAGCCAATTGAAGGCACGACAAGCAACTTCTTATCGTTAATCCAGAGTGACACACCTGTTGTTGTCGATTTTTGGGCACCATGGTGTAACCCTTGTGTGGGCTTCGCACCCATTTTTGAAGATGTTGCTGCAGAGCGTTCTGGTGACGCTCGCTTTGTAAAAATAGATACTGAAGCACAACAAGAACTTGCTGCCCAATATCGTATTCGTAGTATTCCAACCATTATGGTATTCAAAAATGGTCAACTACTGAATAATTTGAACGGTGCGTTACCAAAATCACAATTTAATCAATGGTTAAATGAAACGCTTGAACAAGCGAAATAA
- a CDS encoding RidA family protein gives MSGDIIKFSRNTENAPQSSVSTQTVAFSHYNNISAQLPVDPKTGEIVVGSVKEQATQCLNNIKAIVESIGHVMDDVVKLNIFVKNISDIEAIDEIYTTFFQSALPTRTVVAVAALPMSDALVQIDALISNGEGTTPQAPCALIKVSRDTENAPKGLYSQTVAFSHYNNLASQLPVDPKTGALVAGGVKEQTEQCLNNIKAILESIDHVMDDVVKTTIFLKDIADVEAVNEVCAKFYPNYVPVRSIVNASALPMGALVQIDTSVSHGDGTPPQLPEDTRLLVIEANNTENAPKATYSHTVAFSHYNHVSGQLPLDPKTNELVAGDVKAQAEQCLNNIKAIIESVDHVMDDTVKINIQLKNIEDIDAVNEIYTTFFKGDLPARTVVGVSAIPMGALVQIDAVVSNCEGTPPQA, from the coding sequence ATGTCTGGCGATATCATTAAGTTTTCAAGAAACACAGAGAATGCACCACAAAGTTCTGTATCTACACAAACTGTAGCTTTTTCTCATTATAATAATATTTCAGCGCAATTACCTGTTGATCCTAAAACGGGTGAAATTGTTGTTGGTTCTGTAAAAGAGCAGGCAACACAGTGCTTAAACAATATTAAAGCAATCGTAGAAAGTATCGGCCATGTAATGGACGATGTTGTTAAATTGAATATCTTCGTTAAGAATATTTCAGACATCGAAGCTATCGATGAAATTTACACAACTTTCTTCCAAAGTGCTCTTCCTACACGTACGGTAGTTGCAGTTGCAGCATTACCGATGAGTGATGCTTTAGTACAAATTGATGCACTTATCTCTAATGGTGAAGGAACTACTCCACAAGCTCCTTGTGCTCTAATCAAAGTATCTAGAGACACAGAAAACGCACCAAAAGGTCTATACTCACAAACTGTTGCATTTTCTCACTACAATAACCTTGCTTCTCAATTACCAGTCGATCCAAAAACAGGTGCGTTGGTAGCAGGTGGTGTTAAAGAGCAAACTGAACAGTGCTTAAATAACATTAAAGCAATTTTAGAAAGCATCGATCACGTAATGGACGATGTGGTTAAAACGACTATCTTCCTTAAAGATATCGCTGATGTTGAAGCGGTAAACGAAGTTTGTGCAAAATTTTACCCGAACTATGTCCCTGTACGCTCAATAGTTAACGCTTCAGCTTTACCAATGGGCGCTTTGGTACAAATTGATACATCTGTATCACACGGTGACGGTACACCACCACAACTTCCTGAAGATACTCGTTTACTTGTTATTGAAGCAAACAATACGGAAAATGCACCAAAAGCGACATACTCACACACTGTAGCTTTCTCTCACTACAACCATGTTTCTGGCCAATTACCTTTAGACCCGAAAACAAATGAATTAGTTGCTGGTGACGTAAAAGCGCAAGCAGAACAATGTCTAAACAATATTAAGGCAATTATTGAAAGTGTTGACCATGTGATGGACGATACAGTTAAAATCAATATCCAACTTAAAAATATCGAAGATATTGATGCTGTAAACGAAATTTACACGACTTTCTTCAAAGGCGATCTTCCTGCAAGAACAGTTGTGGGTGTTTCAGCTATCCCTATGGGTGCTTTAGTGCAAATTGATGCTGTTGTTTCTAACTGTGAAGGCACACCTCCACAGGCATAA
- a CDS encoding GNAT family N-acetyltransferase, with translation MIEQVNDTDVSDIIKLISKSIKTCIDVPTAEADGLIACSVDEILWWKCHQESTAHYIYRIDDKVVGTILIKDFCYISNLFVDPDFHHQGIGKQLIFHALAICKRCSPQSTVKLNSSFYAASFYQKMGFEQIGSAKDFPGGCIPFERVL, from the coding sequence TTGATTGAACAAGTAAATGATACAGATGTTTCAGATATTATTAAGTTAATTAGTAAGTCGATTAAAACGTGTATCGATGTACCAACCGCTGAGGCTGATGGGCTTATAGCCTGCAGTGTTGATGAGATTCTATGGTGGAAATGTCATCAAGAAAGTACAGCACACTACATATACCGTATTGACGATAAAGTTGTTGGTACGATATTAATTAAAGATTTTTGTTATATCTCTAATCTTTTTGTCGATCCTGATTTTCATCATCAAGGAATTGGAAAACAGCTTATTTTTCATGCGTTGGCTATATGTAAGCGGTGTTCACCTCAATCAACGGTTAAATTAAACTCTTCGTTCTATGCTGCCTCTTTCTATCAAAAGATGGGGTTTGAACAAATCGGTAGCGCAAAAGATTTCCCGGGTGGATGTATACCTTTTGAGCGTGTTTTATAA
- a CDS encoding cupin domain-containing protein, with product MKLNIDLTKKVNAFFKQSQWSSSPIKEVKRKMLERDGGEIAIATTIVRYEPNSYFSSHIHDGGEEFLVLDGEFADEHGRYPIGTYMRNPPGTFHTPSVEPGCMILVKLGQFQEGDTQPVHIDTQQRYFVKDEARIGVAIQPLHHFKHEAVRLERWDQQSTIMLENTGGIEILIIDGGCEHDGVNYTKHDWLRLPIGEKLNAKAGHTGCIVWIKTGHHLHQLNHAAVSGGIRSR from the coding sequence ATGAAACTCAATATCGATCTTACGAAAAAAGTGAATGCATTCTTTAAGCAGTCACAATGGTCTTCGTCACCTATAAAAGAAGTAAAACGAAAAATGCTAGAGCGTGATGGTGGTGAGATTGCCATTGCGACGACCATCGTTCGTTATGAACCCAACAGTTACTTTTCATCCCATATTCATGACGGTGGTGAAGAGTTCTTAGTGTTAGATGGTGAGTTTGCCGATGAACATGGCCGTTATCCTATAGGTACGTATATGAGAAACCCTCCCGGTACATTTCATACGCCTTCCGTTGAACCTGGCTGTATGATTCTGGTGAAACTCGGGCAGTTTCAAGAAGGGGATACTCAACCCGTGCACATTGACACCCAACAACGTTATTTTGTGAAAGATGAAGCGCGAATTGGTGTTGCGATTCAACCATTACACCACTTTAAGCATGAAGCTGTACGTTTAGAGCGTTGGGATCAACAATCAACGATCATGCTAGAGAACACAGGGGGCATCGAAATCTTGATCATTGACGGTGGCTGCGAGCATGATGGCGTAAATTATACTAAGCATGATTGGTTACGTTTACCGATAGGGGAAAAACTGAACGCGAAAGCGGGACACACAGGTTGTATCGTGTGGATAAAAACAGGTCATCATTTACATCAGCTTAATCATGCTGCTGTCTCTGGGGGCATTAGAAGCCGCTGA